The Brassica napus cultivar Da-Ae chromosome C7, Da-Ae, whole genome shotgun sequence genomic interval TGTTTTGACTCCACATTTCCATTATGCTCATTAGATCTTAAGTTCTTTCTTGTACCGTACCAGCTTTCTTTAATGGCGTAATTTATTTTCCACTCTTTGGTTTGTTTTATAAGCGTCTGTTGAAAGAGACACATTTAAAACTGTTGTTTAATTTGAACCATTTGTTGCCATACGTCGACGTCATATTCCTCACCATTCTTCTCTTTGATCCAGCCAGGCCTATAGAGACAATGACCGATGCCGATCAAAGTAAGTCTCCGAATCTGAATGATTGTTCTCACATGATATTTATTTACACATGTCCTCTGTGTTCTTACTCTCGATTTTTGTTActtcttttttggtaaaaggTATGGAAAATATTGGAAGCTGTATTGGGAGAAAGTGTGAAACATGATTATTCTTgggttttcttttgataaaattcTTGGTATTTATTGATAACCTGAGTTTTACTTTCATACTTTACAAAGTATAATAACGAATACAAAAGTAGTGTAATtctatttttaactttattatagagttATAAAGTGGAATTACAGAAAATTTTCAAACACAAAGTGGAATATAAATTAGAAATGCTCGTATTTCCATGTATACTGCTTTTTGAGCTCATTACGGGTCAGAGAGCTCTTGAAGTGCTAATCCGTAGGCTTGGACTCTAGCAGTTGCCGCCTCGtcttagttattttataattttaattctaGTTTTCAATTAAAATGGTTTGTTGGTGCTATAATATTATTCGTATGACTAATGTAACAATCACATTTGTATTGGAGGTGaactgtagttttttttattttctaagaaACATGTCTATTGAAGTTAttggtagtttttttttaaaagaatggaAAAATGTGGATAGTCTGGTGCGTCTGTGCGTGAAAGTATACGTTTTAGCATGTCCATGTGTACTTGGGAGGAGATGGTTTGCTTGTTGCAGGAAAGTTAACAGAGCATATTTTAGATCATGGACAGAGAAAGATTTGGAAGCTGATGACTAAATGGGATTTCTGAGGTTACAACTTTTGTAAGATAAACGTGACTAAAGAAGCATTCTTAGCCAGGTACTTGATGACTGTTGTAAGTTGCATGATTTTTATATCTTGTAAGTGAGCTTAAGGAATAACTTTTTGCAATTTAGTGCTACTATAATAGCTCTCAATAACTGAGGCAATTATACGGCCATGTCTTGAGCCTGGTGCAGTTGATGTCTTCTTTGAATTCATCTGTTACTATGGTGGACCGCTTCCAGAGGATTTACTCCCACAGTTCAAGGTTCTTTACTCTGATCTTACTCCTTAGCCGTAGTTAAAACTAAACCTTTAAAGTTTTTACTTCACCATGACCATGTCATTTAACTATTTGCAGTGCCCGGTTCTAGTTGCATGGGGAGAAAAAGATCCATGGGATCCAATCAAGCTTGGACGAGCTTATGGTAATTTTGATGCAGCTCCTCAGGTCTCTCCTCTCTCCAATGAAGTAACCCTctattcttcttcttattgCATTTCTGTAAATTTTGCAGGATGAGAAGCCGGAAATGGTGAACCCACTTATTGAATCAGTCGTTGCGAGACATTCAAAGTCCAGTACAGCCCTTGCTCCAGGCATTTGATCTCAGTTTCTTTTACACTTTTTGTATATCTGTACAGAAACATATCATCTGAACCAGCATGAATTGTCAACATGTGAGAACTCAGTGTGACAAAACAGTGATTGCATGCATATCTTTGATGAAGTAGAGAACTCAGTAAAGGAAACAAAACCTTTCGCTCCAGACTCGctatcaaaatttcaaaacctgCACTCAATATCTATAATCCAAAAGCAGGAGAATCTTATCCACGGCCGAACAAAACAAAGATCTAATTAAATAAGTCTCTTTTCTCATCCTTTCCCATTTCGTTAGCAACATGCTCTCTCTTGTCCTACCAATTACATTTGAGCAGTACACACCACCTGAGACATCCTTCATATGTTTGTTGTTGGCGAAGCAATGTTTACCCCCAAACACTTGTCTAATACACTCTTACAGGCCTGTATAACAAAAATAGATAAGAGTTTTATTTTCCATGGGACTTTGCTGGAAGTCTTTTCATCTCCTATAGAAATCAGAGACTTTTCAGATCTTGAAGGTTTTTTAGTTTACCAGTAAGTTATCTCAGGTGATTGTGAATCTTGTGTCTCAAGGTCTCCTAAGACAAATCCTCCGGTAAACTTTAGGCATCGATCGGAAACCTGAAACATGTTCAAACAATAGCTAATCAGGCCTGATTTTTTAAACCGGGTTTGTTTTCGGGGTTGAATCATGTAAAATGGATCCTATAGCCAATTACGATAATCTATAGATGACAAATCAGTTTATCATCAAGATCCAGAAATCAAAGAAATCAAGCTTTTACCAGCTCTGTTGTGGTCTTCTTCTTGAAAACTTTAGCTATTGGAATCGAGAAATCTTTGTgcctgaaaatttaaaacagtATTGAATCCAATGAAACGAAATCTGAAATAATTAACGTTACACGGGGAATCCCTTGATTGATGTAGAGATTATTGATGTAGAGATTTGGTCCAAACTCCAAATTCAAAGTCATgataaaaatcagaaaaccaGAATATGATTTGAAGGAGATGAGCGAAGGTGTTAATTGTGTAAGAGAATGATTGGGAAGATAGAACGAAAGTTGTTCGGTTACCTTGGAAGATGATGATGTCATTTAATGGGAGTGAGTGGGAGGAGTGGTGAAAATCACGTTAATGCAGCCATTACAGAGGAGTCGGCGGTGTCGTAATCTGAAGGGAGACGAGCTCTGCTTTGTATTTCCAGTATCCAAAAGGTTGAATTTTATAAACATATGGACTCGCATGAAAAGTAGAACAAATGCCCAATAACTTGCTAATATATTACATCTGGCCCATTCAGACAAAACGTGAGATGATTAAAAAATGAGAGTACAGGTGTCGCAAAATGCCCCATTCAAAACGATGAGGTGGAGGGCTAAGGTGAGAGAAAACCCtgttttattaatatagataGATTATATCTCATATTTAGTTTTTGTGTCTACTATTTCTTTTGATTGGTTGCATTTTATATATCTtatctttcttatatattattattaagcATTTTTTTTCCAATTCTCTTCTACAATTACAgttttaacaaataaatttaaagtCACGAAAGTGAACCACTACCATccatatatattctattaagttaatattttttttagtaaatcaAGCTAGTTATAGAATTTTGATCTAGAtgcattttaatataaaactactTTATAGCTATTATGTATACAATTCGGTATAGTAATAATCATTTAACATATAAGTTATAACACTTTCTCTGTATtaatttagtgatttttttttgcgttGGGGTTCCTTTGATCAGTTAAAAAGTTTACATCTTACTAGAGTTCAGAAATCATACTTATTAATCGATGCATATgagaatgagatttttttttatgtacacaatttggtttttgaaaaatttagtGACATGGTAATAATTAACAGATACTGTATGTTATAAAGCTCAAGTGAGATTTTTTGTTCTTAAACCTGTGATACTTTTTCATGGTATTATTCGTGTAGAGTTTCTTTTGATCCATAATAGAAGCATGAAAAAGATTTAACctttttattatgattttataggaaaaaagtcattaaaacacttatatttGTATCCGTTGTACAgcagttattttttttttaaaaagcttgTTTGATCAATAAATAGTTTTTTCAtctagaaaaataatttatttgcgCCTCCGTATCATATGTCACACttgtaaaacaaatttaaatttctaattacGAGCTTGATGACACTGTTAAAGTGGACATAGACAGAGTCCTATTTTCTCTCCTTCGTTTTCTCTCATCTCAAAATTTTGGGATTTCAGTTGGAAAGGAAACGATGTCCACTTTATAGCACCCAGAGTGACAAAGTACTTAGCCTAAGTTTCCACCCAACAAGGCCATGGATTCTCGCCGGTTTGGCCAGTGGCGAGTTCAAGATCTTCGATTATCTTCGGGAGAACCTCATCCACAGTTTAGGTGCACATGAGGGAGCTGTTCTTGGAGTTGATTTCCACAGTTCAGAGGCAATTTTTGTCACTGGAGGTAATATCTCTTTCAATCTATGTCGTTTCTAGGGTTTAGTTTTCATTGACCCCTTATATTGTTGAATATGTCATTTGTTTgctagttttagggtttagtatttccTTAGATCATGTTTGTGTCTCAGATTTTACACTAGATTTGTAGTAATTTGTagatcaaaacaaatatttgtgTGATAAcgttattgtttttgtttaagaCACTGATATTGTAGACAAAATCTGTTGAATCTGGGTGTTGATGATGTCTTTATGTCTCTTGTTGCAGGGGAAGACAAGGTGATTTATGGCTGGAACTATGAAACCAAGACTTGCATATTCAGTCTAAAGAGACATACATGTGCCGTCACCGTGGTGTTCAAgagtccccccccccccccccccccccccccctccccatGGATTCTCAGTGCCAGTGATGATTCTACTGTCTGCTTGTGGAACTGGGAGACACAAACTTGTGTTTATGCTTGGAGAGTTGGCAACCGCCCAATCAGGTGTGCTTCCTTCGTTTTTGGAGGTGGCGGTTTGTTTAGAGCTGGAAGAGATGGTATGTTAACAGCCGCTGAGGATGATGCTATCAGGGTTTTGGATGTTGGATGTCCTGCTTATGGCCCATTGACTGTTCAACTTGAAAGGTTTTTCCACGGTGGTCACGGCACAGTAAATTGGGCTTCTATCCATCGCAATCAGAATCTTATTGTTTCTGGTTCTAAGGACCAAGTTCACTTGTGGAACTCTAGGGGTAAGCATTCATAAGTGTTTCCCTTCACTCTAGAATGTAATATAATGTTGTCATGTGTTTGTTATTGCTGGTGTGATGGAGAGACTGGTAGGACATACCGATGATGTTTCATCTGTTGTTTTCCACCCTACAAAAGATGATATCATTGTGTCTGCTTCCAACGACAAAACCCTTCGCGTGTGGGATACTAAGAGTCGAGCACAACTTCACACTTTCCACAGCAACAATGGTGATAGATTCTGGAGTCTAGCTGCTCACCCACATAAAAGTTTACTGGCCGCATGATATGATAGTGGTCTGATGGTGTTCAAAGTTTAGAGAGAGCGTCCTGCATTTTCGTTGGGTGGTGATTCATTAATCTTCATCAAAGATAACTTCTTGTGGTCATATGAATTCTCAACGAACGAAGAGTGGAAAGTTATCCCTATACGACGTCATGCTGTTTTGAACCAGAGTGACAAAGTCCTTAGCCTCAATTTTAACTTACATTAACCCTTGATTCTCACTGGTGTGGCCAAGATCAACCATTGGTATCCAATTTGGTATAGAAAAACTAATTACGAATAAATAATATGAAATGAATGTTGCAAGTCTGAaaaagaaaatgtgtttttttatttgaataaatgaGTAATGAATCTCCCACATTTGTATAAATGTGAATATCTAGATAATTTTAGTTGGGCTATGACATGTGATGTAAATACCAGTTTATGGTTGTGCAATCTTTGTTTGGTTAATTGTGTGATTTGGCTTTTCATATAAGCCAAATCCTTAGTCCTACATTTTCACCACTCTTGGACCATCTCaaaatgtatttctctattttctACTGTAAATAGATGAACTATATAATAGAAATATGTTTCTCTTTAATGCATTCCTTATGTTTTTAGTAATTGATTATAAACCTTTAAGCATCTTATAAGAGACTGTTGGGCCGAAATATGGATGATACCATACAGTGTTTTCTTCAATTATGACCCGAAAACTGTTGGATTTGGCACTTAACAGGCTAGCTATGGCACCTCGCAAATCCAAATTCGATTTGGGATgtgtatataaactatataattgaTCAGCCAATGGGTATGTATGACTATAATGATTGCcgcataatataaatttttttgaataaaattcagtatataattaattatgaaattgGATTTGGTTTATGAACCAAATCAATACCTTCGTCAATGTTTGTTTGTGATATAGTTGAGTTGATATAATGTTTGtctataaacaaacaaacaaaactgcaaacaa includes:
- the LOC125590691 gene encoding uncharacterized protein LOC125590691, with translation MPIKVWKILEAVLGESVKHDYSWLSITEAIIRPCLEPGAVDVFFEFICYYGGPLPEDLLPQFKCPVLVAWGEKDPWDPIKLGRAYGNFDAAPQDEKPEMVNPLIESVVARHSKSSTALAPGI
- the LOC125590692 gene encoding coatomer subunit alpha-2-like — encoded protein: MRWRAKTESYFLSFVFSHLKILGFQLERKRCPLYSTQSDKVLSLSFHPTRPWILAGLASGEFKIFDYLRENLIHSLGAHEGAVLGVDFHSSEAIFVTGGEDKVIYGWNYETKTCIFSLKRHTCAVTVVFKSPPPPPPPPPSPWILSASDDSTVCLWNWETQTCVYAWRVGNRPIRCASFVFGGGGLFRAGRDGMLTAAEDDAIRVLDVGCPAYGPLTVQLERFFHGGHGTVNWASIHRNQNLIVSGSKDQVHLWNSRGKHS